From Microcebus murinus isolate Inina chromosome 13, M.murinus_Inina_mat1.0, whole genome shotgun sequence, the proteins below share one genomic window:
- the TMEM255B gene encoding transmembrane protein 255B isoform X2, with protein sequence MGEISMIDSSWLQTPKSGFATVCRMGPVTLQRRSAASTRVCVCVCVCVCAWCVSGPRCCCCTHSLCGEGGWGPTTPVQQVSAHLVCKAHGDTAHRQDPGRGGESTTVLPKNARRQAGTWNGSARGIHDCHSWGTRASALLQLVAAIVFISFGVVAAFCCAIVDGVFAARHIELRPLTAGRCQFYSSGVGYVYDVYQTEVTCHSWNSRCQLKVRSNTCYCCDLYTCESAEPSPTYYEFVGVRSCQDVVHLYRLLWASAALNVLGLLLGIITAAILGAFKDVVPLSRLALGPSAPPQILYSPAQQVLAYAGFCRPPATVPTCSSYPLPLQ encoded by the exons ATGGGTGAAATATCCATGATCGACTCTTCCTGGCTCCAAACTCCAAAATCAGGTTTTGCGACCGTGTGTAGAATGGGTCCGGTTACTTTACAAAGGCGATCTGCGGCaagcacacgtgtgtgtgtgtgtgtgtgtgtgtgtgtgtgtgcatggtgtgtgagtgggcccaggtgctgctgctgcacACACAGCCTATGTGGTGAggggggctggggaccgaccacacCCGTGCAGCAGGTGTCTGCGCATCTTGTGTGCAAAGCCCACGGGGACACGGCTCACAGGCAGGATCCGGGTCGGGGAGGGGAAAGCACGACGGTCCTGCCCAAGAATGCCCGACGTCAAGCTGGGACTTGGAACGGGTCTGCACGTGGCATACATGATTGTCACAGCTGGGGAACCCGTGCCTCTGCTTTGTTGCAGCTGGTGGCGGCCATCGTGTTCATCAGCTTTGGCGTGGTGGCGGCGTTCTGCTGTGCCATCGTGGACGGTGTGTTTGCGGCACGGCACATT GAGCTGCGGCCCCTTACTGCAGGAAGGTGCCAGTTTTACTCCAGTGGGGTTGGATACGTGTATGACGTCTACCAGACAGAG GTCACCTGCCACTCCTGGAACAGCAGGTGCCAGCTGAAGGTGAGAAGCAACACCTGCTACTGCTGTGATCTGTACACCTGTGAGAG CGCGGAGCCCTCGCCCACCTACTACGAGTTTGTTGGCGTGCGCAGCTGCCAGGATGTGGTCCACCTCTACCGCCTGCTCTGGGCCTCCGCGGCACTGAACGTGCTGGGGCTGCTTCTGGGCATCATCACGGCCGCCATCCTGGGGGCCTTCAAGGACGTG GTGCCCCTGTCCCGGCTGGCCCTCGGCCCGTCCGCCCCACCGCAGATCCTGTA